In a single window of the Sphingosinicella microcystinivorans genome:
- the hutG gene encoding N-formylglutamate deformylase: protein MVHQGDAPLVVAFPHTGTTIPPEIEDTLRSPWLALKDTDWWVDALYAFARDLGATTIRTGMSRTVIDVNRDPSGVSLYPGRITTSLCPTETFDGEPFYRPGEEPDEAEIVRRRETWFDPYHRALAGEIARLRKTHPHVVLYDAHSIRGHVPRLFPGDLPDLNVGTNGGTTCTPALAEAVMAACERSPYTHVLDGRFKGGWTTRRYGDPGDGVHAIQMELAMRTYLAEPPVTAWGNWPADYDPARAAPLQRVLREILEAAIAFARNQ, encoded by the coding sequence ATGGTGCACCAGGGCGACGCGCCGCTCGTCGTCGCCTTCCCCCACACCGGTACCACGATCCCGCCGGAGATCGAGGACACGCTGCGTTCGCCGTGGCTCGCGCTCAAGGACACCGACTGGTGGGTGGACGCGCTCTACGCCTTCGCGCGCGACCTCGGCGCCACGACGATCCGCACCGGCATGTCGCGCACGGTGATCGACGTGAACCGCGACCCCTCCGGCGTCTCGCTCTATCCCGGCCGGATCACCACGAGCCTCTGCCCCACCGAGACCTTCGACGGCGAGCCCTTCTACCGTCCCGGCGAGGAACCCGACGAGGCCGAGATCGTCCGCCGCCGCGAGACATGGTTCGATCCCTATCACCGCGCGCTCGCCGGGGAGATCGCCCGCCTGCGGAAAACCCACCCGCATGTCGTGCTCTACGACGCGCACTCCATTCGCGGCCACGTACCGCGCCTGTTCCCCGGCGATCTCCCCGACCTCAACGTCGGCACCAACGGCGGCACGACTTGCACGCCCGCGCTTGCCGAAGCGGTGATGGCCGCCTGCGAACGCTCGCCCTACACCCACGTCCTCGACGGGCGCTTCAAGGGCGGCTGGACGACGCGCCGCTACGGCGACCCCGGAGACGGCGTGCACGCGATCCAGATGGAACTCGCGATGCGCACCTACCTCGCCGAGCCGCCCGTCACCGCCTGGGGCAACTGGCCCGCCGACTACGACCCCGCCCGCGCCGCGCCGCTTCAGCGCGTGCTGCGCGAAATCCTCGAAGCCGCCATCGCTTTCGCAAGGAACCAATGA
- the hutU gene encoding urocanate hydratase encodes MTRTDTTRVIRPATGTTLSAKSWLTEAPLRMLMNNLHPDVAERPEELVVYGGIGRAARDWESYDRIVETLRRLNDDETLLIQSGKPVGVFRTHADAPRVLIANSNLVPHWATWEHFGDLDRKGLAMYGQMTAGSWIYIGTQGIVQGTYETFVEMGRQHYGGDLSGKWLLTAGLGGMGGAQPLAAVMAGASCLAIECQPSRIEMRLRTGYLDHSTESLDEALNIVTTAAKPVSVGLLGNAAELLPEIHRRGIRPDLLTDQTSAHDPVNGYLPAGWSLERWFGMREQNPEIVAEAAKASMAAHVRAMLDFQKAGVPTVDYGNNIRQVAKDEGVEDAFAFPGFVPAYIRPLFCRGIGPFRWVALSGDPEDIYRTDAKVKELIPDNPHLHNWLDMARARIRFQGLPARICWVGLGDRHRLGLAFNAMVASGELKAPVVIGRDHLDSGSVASPNRETEAMRDGSDAVSDWPLLNALLNIASGATWVSLHHGGGVGMGYSQHSGMVIVCDGTEAAARRIERVLWNDPATGVMRHADAGYDIALDCAREQGLDLPAIL; translated from the coding sequence ATGACCCGAACCGACACCACCCGCGTCATCCGCCCCGCCACCGGCACCACGCTCAGCGCGAAAAGCTGGCTCACCGAGGCCCCCTTGCGGATGCTGATGAACAACCTCCACCCGGACGTCGCCGAACGCCCCGAGGAGCTCGTCGTCTACGGCGGCATCGGCCGCGCCGCGCGCGACTGGGAAAGCTACGACAGGATCGTCGAGACGCTACGCCGCCTGAACGACGACGAGACGCTGCTCATCCAGTCCGGCAAGCCGGTCGGCGTGTTCCGCACGCACGCCGACGCGCCGCGCGTGCTGATCGCCAACTCGAACCTCGTGCCGCACTGGGCGACGTGGGAGCATTTTGGCGACCTCGACCGCAAGGGCCTCGCCATGTACGGCCAGATGACGGCGGGCTCGTGGATCTACATCGGCACGCAGGGCATCGTGCAGGGCACCTACGAGACGTTCGTCGAGATGGGCCGCCAGCACTACGGCGGCGACCTCTCGGGCAAGTGGCTGCTGACGGCGGGCCTCGGCGGCATGGGCGGCGCGCAGCCGCTCGCGGCGGTGATGGCGGGCGCGTCGTGCCTCGCCATCGAATGCCAGCCGAGCCGGATCGAGATGCGCCTGCGCACCGGCTATCTTGATCATTCGACGGAGAGTCTCGACGAAGCCCTGAACATCGTCACCACCGCGGCGAAACCCGTCTCGGTCGGCCTCCTCGGCAACGCCGCCGAGCTGCTCCCCGAAATCCACCGGCGCGGCATCCGCCCTGACCTCCTCACCGACCAGACCTCCGCGCACGATCCCGTCAACGGCTATCTCCCGGCCGGCTGGAGCCTCGAACGCTGGTTCGGGATGCGCGAGCAGAACCCGGAGATCGTTGCCGAGGCCGCGAAGGCCTCGATGGCCGCGCACGTCCGCGCCATGCTCGATTTCCAGAAGGCGGGCGTCCCCACCGTCGATTACGGCAACAACATCCGGCAGGTCGCGAAGGACGAAGGCGTCGAGGATGCGTTCGCCTTCCCCGGCTTCGTCCCCGCCTACATCCGGCCTTTGTTCTGCCGGGGCATCGGCCCGTTCCGCTGGGTGGCGCTCTCGGGCGATCCGGAGGACATCTACAGGACCGACGCCAAGGTGAAGGAGCTGATCCCGGACAATCCGCACCTCCACAACTGGCTCGACATGGCGCGCGCGCGCATCCGCTTTCAGGGCCTGCCCGCGCGCATCTGCTGGGTCGGCCTCGGCGACCGCCACCGCCTCGGCCTCGCCTTCAACGCGATGGTCGCCTCGGGTGAGCTGAAAGCCCCGGTCGTCATCGGCCGCGACCACCTCGATTCCGGCTCGGTCGCCAGCCCCAACCGCGAGACGGAGGCGATGCGCGACGGCTCCGATGCCGTCTCGGACTGGCCCCTCCTCAACGCGCTCCTCAACATAGCCTCCGGTGCGACATGGGTCTCGCTCCACCACGGCGGCGGCGTCGGCATGGGCTATTCGCAGCATTCGGGCATGGTCATCGTCTGCGACGGCACCGAGGCCGCCGCACGCCGCATCGAGCGCGTGCTCTGGAACGACCCCGCGACGGGCGTGATGCGCCACGCCGACGCGGGCTACGACATCGCGCTCGATTGCGCCCGCGAGCAGGGCCTCGATTTGCCGGCCATACTTTGA
- a CDS encoding flavin reductase family protein yields the protein MDLVGATKQALRRLATTVCVISSRHEGERFLMAATAVEAMSMDPPSMLVCVNRSASIHAPLAAGADFAINILSADQEDISRLCGGGAKGEERFACGDWHDGPGGLPLLGGAQANVVCKQDGLFAYGTHTIVIGLVQSVTVGDVVDPLLYVDGRYTRVPA from the coding sequence ATGGATCTCGTCGGCGCGACCAAGCAGGCGCTGCGCCGCCTCGCCACCACGGTCTGCGTCATCAGCAGCCGTCACGAGGGCGAGCGCTTCCTGATGGCGGCGACCGCGGTGGAAGCGATGTCGATGGACCCGCCCTCGATGCTCGTCTGCGTCAACCGCTCGGCCTCGATCCACGCGCCGCTCGCCGCGGGCGCGGACTTCGCGATCAACATCCTCTCCGCCGATCAGGAGGATATTTCCCGCCTGTGCGGCGGCGGCGCCAAGGGCGAGGAGCGCTTCGCCTGTGGCGACTGGCATGACGGCCCCGGCGGCCTGCCGCTGCTCGGCGGCGCGCAGGCGAACGTCGTCTGCAAGCAGGACGGCCTCTTCGCCTACGGCACGCACACCATCGTCATCGGCCTCGTGCAGTCCGTGACAGTCGGCGACGTCGTCGATCCGCTGCTCTACGTGGACGGCCGCTACACGCGCGTCCCCGCCTAG
- a CDS encoding PAS domain-containing protein — translation MDRETDHPAGFSPGAEELDFARRAIDHVRVRSEAALARKESELRRLRAEVECMQIIKQRFESIVDMVPCIIFACNSKGDVTYINGSFTRLTGCPAEDALGDGWQGFTHPDDVETVKQALALAIRSGVPRGAVMRMRPPGGDYVTFSATGTAVRDGNGKFLEWYGMLIPQPGEVHLLGI, via the coding sequence GTGGACCGAGAAACCGATCATCCTGCGGGCTTTTCGCCCGGCGCCGAGGAGCTGGACTTCGCGCGCCGGGCCATCGACCACGTCCGCGTCCGGTCGGAAGCCGCGCTTGCGCGCAAGGAGAGCGAGCTTCGCCGCCTTCGCGCCGAGGTCGAGTGTATGCAGATCATCAAGCAGCGCTTCGAATCGATCGTCGACATGGTTCCCTGCATCATCTTCGCCTGTAATTCGAAGGGCGACGTCACCTACATCAACGGCAGCTTCACGCGCCTCACCGGCTGCCCCGCGGAAGACGCGCTCGGAGACGGCTGGCAGGGCTTCACCCATCCCGACGACGTCGAGACCGTCAAGCAGGCGCTCGCGCTCGCGATCCGCAGCGGCGTTCCGCGCGGCGCCGTCATGCGGATGCGGCCGCCCGGCGGCGACTATGTGACGTTCAGCGCCACCGGCACCGCCGTGCGCGACGGCAACGGCAAGTTCCTCGAATGGTACGGTATGCTCATCCCGCAGCCCGGCGAGGTCCACCTGCTGGGCATCTAG
- a CDS encoding serine hydrolase domain-containing protein, which translates to MKRSCVLVALAAALASPAAAAADPEAVRALVSDPGVAAAPGCAVGAFKAGKPLFITAAGMADIAAGQALDGDTRIYAASVSKQFTVLAAATLITKGKLGLDDDIRIYLPELPAYDAPVTVQMLIHHTSGVRDWLALARWSGSDDAAQFTKAKALDLLLRQKQTNFTPGTDFTYSNGGYLLLAEIVERVSGMPFGDYAAKAVLKPLGMKNSVFMNGARPGGKVAHGYTPKDGGYEIRDTYPLISGSGGLMTTINDLARYEYDIEVGRKVWTPAVKAIMLEPGRLANGEPATRKPSRQAYAGGLMVGERRGQHFVQHSGGAEAFRNQYIRLPDRRLGVAVFCNRSDWDPGEKADAVLELIEGKILEPNVAPPGGRYYSDELQATYEISTKGPALTAAITSPYAATGAPLTFTLAPDGIYRGDGMTLKFSDDRSSFTLGTDRVRGITFTRQADTAASVAR; encoded by the coding sequence ATGAAACGGTCTTGTGTTCTTGTCGCGCTTGCCGCCGCGCTGGCCTCGCCTGCTGCCGCGGCGGCCGATCCCGAAGCCGTGCGCGCGCTCGTCTCCGATCCCGGCGTGGCCGCTGCGCCGGGCTGCGCGGTCGGCGCGTTCAAGGCCGGCAAGCCGCTTTTCATCACCGCCGCCGGCATGGCCGACATCGCCGCCGGGCAGGCGCTGGACGGCGACACGCGCATCTATGCCGCGTCGGTCTCCAAGCAGTTCACCGTGCTCGCCGCCGCGACGCTGATCACGAAGGGCAAGCTCGGGCTCGACGACGATATCCGGATATATCTCCCCGAGCTGCCCGCCTATGATGCACCGGTCACGGTGCAGATGCTGATCCACCACACCTCGGGCGTCAGGGACTGGCTGGCGCTGGCGCGCTGGTCGGGCAGCGACGATGCGGCGCAGTTCACGAAGGCGAAGGCGCTCGACCTGCTGCTGCGCCAGAAGCAGACCAATTTCACGCCCGGCACCGATTTCACTTACTCGAACGGCGGCTACCTGCTGCTCGCGGAAATCGTCGAGCGCGTCTCCGGTATGCCGTTCGGCGATTATGCCGCAAAGGCCGTGCTGAAGCCGCTCGGCATGAAGAACAGCGTGTTCATGAACGGGGCGCGGCCCGGGGGCAAGGTCGCGCACGGCTACACGCCGAAGGACGGCGGCTACGAGATCCGCGACACCTATCCGCTGATCAGCGGTTCGGGCGGCCTCATGACGACGATCAACGACCTCGCGCGCTACGAGTACGACATCGAGGTTGGCCGCAAGGTCTGGACCCCCGCCGTCAAGGCGATCATGCTCGAGCCCGGCCGCCTCGCGAACGGCGAACCCGCCACCCGCAAGCCCAGCCGGCAGGCCTATGCGGGCGGTCTGATGGTCGGCGAGCGGCGCGGGCAGCACTTCGTCCAGCACAGCGGCGGCGCGGAGGCCTTCCGCAACCAGTACATACGCCTGCCGGACCGCCGCCTCGGCGTCGCGGTCTTCTGCAACCGCAGCGACTGGGACCCCGGCGAGAAAGCCGACGCCGTCCTCGAACTCATCGAAGGCAAGATCCTGGAGCCCAATGTCGCGCCGCCCGGCGGCCGCTATTATTCGGACGAGCTTCAGGCGACTTACGAGATCAGCACGAAAGGCCCCGCCCTGACGGCGGCGATCACCTCGCCCTACGCCGCGACGGGCGCGCCGCTGACCTTCACGCTCGCCCCGGACGGCATTTACCGCGGCGACGGCATGACGCTCAAATTCTCCGACGACCGCAGCAGCTTCACGCTCGGCACGGACCGGGTGCGCGGCATCACCTTCACGCGGCAGGCGGACACGGCAGCATCCGTCGCCCGCTAG
- a CDS encoding prolyl-tRNA synthetase associated domain-containing protein, with protein MTQAETKLEAALAALGIVFTKHEHDAVFTVGESEALHAEIAGAHTKNLFLKDEAGAFFLVTLPAEARANLKALPAVLGSRRLSFGKADDMARLLGITPGSVTPLAAFNDTGRVVTVALDAALAAAAVVNVHPLRNTATVGMSGADLVRALEAWGHAPIIAHIPVLEDK; from the coding sequence GTGACACAGGCGGAAACGAAACTGGAGGCCGCGCTCGCCGCGCTCGGCATCGTCTTCACGAAGCATGAGCACGACGCGGTGTTCACCGTGGGCGAGAGCGAGGCGCTGCACGCTGAGATCGCCGGCGCGCACACCAAGAACCTGTTCCTGAAGGACGAGGCGGGCGCGTTCTTCCTCGTCACCCTGCCCGCCGAGGCGCGGGCGAACCTGAAGGCGCTGCCCGCGGTGCTCGGCTCGCGGCGGCTGAGCTTCGGCAAGGCGGACGACATGGCACGGCTGCTCGGCATCACGCCGGGCTCGGTGACGCCGCTGGCCGCGTTCAACGACACGGGCCGCGTGGTGACGGTGGCGCTGGATGCCGCGCTCGCGGCGGCGGCGGTCGTCAACGTCCACCCCTTGCGCAACACGGCCACGGTCGGCATGTCGGGCGCGGACCTCGTGCGTGCGCTCGAAGCATGGGGGCACGCGCCGATCATCGCCCACATCCCCGTGCTGGAGGACAAATGA
- a CDS encoding O-acetylhomoserine aminocarboxypropyltransferase/cysteine synthase family protein, which produces MTNSLHPETLALHAGWRADPTTGAVAPPIYQTTSYQFKNTEHAANLFALSELGNIYTRIMNPTTDILEQRIAALEGGVAALAVASGQAASAFAVQNLARAGDNIVSSTDLYGGTWNLFANTLKDQGIEVRFVDPADPEAFVRASDDRTRAWYAETLPNPKLRVFPIGEVAALGRALGIPLIVDNTAAPLLARPFDHGAAIVVYSATKYIGGHGTSIGGLIVDGGNFDWEAKPERHPTLNTPDASYHGAVWTQAVKPLGPIAYILRARTVLLRDLGAALSPMNAFQILQGLETLPLRMPRHSSNTQAVVDYLKKRKGITKVIHPSAQDGEARARADKYLKGGYGGLLGFELEGGRDAGRAFIDNLKLLYHVANIGDARSLAIHPASTTHSQLSEADQIATGVSPGYVRLSIGLEHIDDIIADIEQALAASGA; this is translated from the coding sequence GTGACCAACAGCCTGCATCCCGAAACGCTGGCCCTTCACGCGGGCTGGCGCGCGGACCCGACAACGGGCGCGGTGGCACCCCCCATCTACCAGACGACCTCGTACCAGTTCAAAAACACCGAGCACGCGGCGAACCTGTTCGCACTCTCCGAGCTCGGCAACATCTACACGCGCATCATGAACCCGACGACCGACATCCTCGAGCAGCGCATCGCCGCGCTCGAAGGCGGCGTCGCGGCGCTTGCCGTCGCCTCGGGTCAGGCGGCGTCGGCGTTCGCGGTCCAGAACCTCGCCCGTGCGGGCGACAATATCGTCAGCTCCACGGACCTTTACGGCGGGACGTGGAACCTGTTCGCGAACACGCTGAAGGATCAGGGCATCGAGGTCCGCTTCGTCGATCCCGCAGACCCGGAGGCTTTCGTGCGCGCCAGCGACGACCGCACCCGCGCGTGGTACGCGGAGACGCTGCCCAACCCGAAGCTCCGCGTGTTCCCGATCGGCGAGGTCGCCGCGCTCGGCCGCGCGCTCGGCATCCCGCTCATCGTCGACAACACCGCCGCGCCGCTGCTCGCGCGTCCGTTCGATCACGGCGCCGCCATCGTCGTCTATTCGGCCACGAAATACATCGGCGGCCACGGCACCTCGATCGGCGGCCTCATCGTCGATGGCGGCAATTTCGACTGGGAAGCGAAGCCCGAGCGTCACCCCACGCTCAACACGCCCGATGCGAGCTACCACGGCGCGGTCTGGACGCAGGCGGTGAAGCCGCTCGGCCCCATCGCCTACATCCTGCGCGCCCGCACCGTGCTGCTGCGCGACCTCGGCGCGGCGCTGTCGCCGATGAACGCCTTCCAGATCCTGCAAGGCCTCGAAACCCTGCCGCTCCGGATGCCGCGCCATTCGAGCAACACGCAGGCGGTCGTCGACTATCTCAAGAAGCGCAAGGGGATAACGAAGGTCATTCACCCGTCCGCTCAGGACGGCGAAGCCCGCGCCCGCGCCGACAAGTACCTGAAAGGCGGCTACGGCGGCCTGCTCGGCTTCGAGCTTGAGGGCGGCCGCGACGCCGGCCGCGCCTTCATCGACAATCTCAAGCTGCTCTACCACGTCGCCAACATCGGCGACGCCCGCAGCCTTGCGATCCACCCGGCCTCGACGACGCACTCGCAGCTTTCGGAAGCCGACCAGATCGCCACCGGCGTCTCGCCCGGCTACGTCCGCCTGTCGATCGGTCTCGAACACATCGACGACATCATCGCCGACATCGAACAGGCCCTCGCAGCGTCAGGCGCCTGA
- a CDS encoding zinc-dependent alcohol dehydrogenase family protein has translation MTTMRAAELAGPGQALRIVERPMPVPGADELLIAVSACGVCRTDLHVMDGEIPARYPIVPGHEIVGRVIGMGAGVTGFAAGQRVGVPWLGHTCGHCPYCDAGQENLCDHPEFTGCTRDGGYASHVVADARYCFPIPERFSDVEAAPLLCAGLIGWRALRMAGEGRRIGLYGFGAAAHVLAQVAAWQGREVFAFTKAGDVEAQAFARSLGCVWAGSSEEMPPEALDAALIFAPVGALVPAALRAVRKGGRVICAGIHMSDIPAFPYADLWGERVIRSVANLTREDGTSFFAVVEQSGLRTVTETFSLEEANVALERLRTGRLSGAAVIVP, from the coding sequence ATGACCACGATGCGCGCCGCCGAACTTGCAGGGCCGGGACAGGCCCTGCGGATCGTGGAGCGGCCGATGCCTGTGCCGGGCGCGGACGAGCTGCTGATCGCGGTGTCTGCGTGCGGCGTGTGCCGCACCGACCTTCACGTGATGGACGGCGAGATTCCCGCGCGCTACCCGATCGTGCCGGGGCACGAGATCGTCGGGCGCGTGATCGGCATGGGCGCGGGCGTGACGGGCTTCGCGGCCGGGCAGCGCGTCGGCGTGCCGTGGCTGGGGCATACGTGCGGGCATTGCCCCTATTGCGACGCGGGGCAGGAGAATCTCTGCGATCATCCGGAATTCACCGGCTGCACGCGCGACGGCGGCTATGCCAGCCACGTAGTTGCGGACGCGCGCTACTGCTTCCCGATCCCCGAGCGCTTCTCCGACGTGGAGGCCGCGCCGCTGCTCTGCGCGGGGCTGATCGGCTGGCGCGCGCTGCGCATGGCGGGCGAGGGGCGGCGCATCGGGCTCTACGGGTTCGGCGCGGCGGCGCATGTGTTGGCGCAGGTCGCGGCGTGGCAGGGGCGGGAGGTGTTCGCCTTCACCAAGGCGGGGGACGTGGAGGCGCAGGCGTTCGCGCGCTCGCTCGGCTGCGTGTGGGCGGGATCTTCGGAGGAGATGCCGCCGGAAGCGCTCGACGCGGCGCTGATCTTCGCGCCGGTGGGGGCGCTGGTGCCCGCGGCGCTCAGGGCCGTGCGCAAGGGCGGGCGCGTGATCTGCGCGGGTATCCACATGAGCGACATCCCGGCGTTCCCCTACGCGGACCTGTGGGGCGAGCGGGTGATCCGGTCGGTCGCGAACCTGACGCGCGAGGACGGCACCTCGTTCTTCGCGGTGGTGGAGCAGTCGGGGCTGAGGACGGTGACGGAGACGTTCAGCCTCGAAGAGGCGAACGTGGCGCTCGAACGGCTGCGGACGGGCCGGCTTTCGGGCGCGGCCGTGATCGTTCCCTAG
- the fghA gene encoding S-formylglutathione hydrolase, whose product MTIETVSTNRSFGGTQGVYRHASRETGTPMVFSVFVPDHAPGAKLPVVWYLSGLTCTHANVTEKGEFRRVCAELGLVFVAPDTSPRGDDVPDDEAYDFGKGAGFYVDAARAPWAANFRMRSYIESELPEVIGAHFPADMARQGIMGHSMGGHGALTISLRNPGRFRSTSAFAPIVSPMSCPWGEKALGGYLGPDRAAWREYDACALIEDGARVPELLVDQGDADAFLKEQLKPELLEAACAKAGIPLTLGMREGYDHSYYFISTFMEPHLRWHHERLVR is encoded by the coding sequence ATGACCATCGAGACCGTTTCGACGAACCGCAGCTTCGGCGGCACACAGGGCGTCTACAGGCACGCGTCGCGGGAAACCGGCACGCCGATGGTGTTCAGCGTGTTCGTGCCCGATCATGCGCCGGGCGCGAAGCTGCCGGTGGTGTGGTATCTCTCCGGGCTGACCTGCACGCACGCCAACGTCACCGAGAAGGGCGAATTCCGGCGCGTGTGCGCCGAGCTCGGCCTCGTCTTCGTGGCGCCCGACACGAGCCCGCGCGGCGACGACGTGCCCGACGACGAGGCCTACGACTTCGGCAAGGGCGCGGGCTTCTACGTGGACGCGGCGCGGGCGCCGTGGGCCGCGAACTTCCGGATGCGCAGCTATATCGAGAGCGAGCTTCCCGAGGTCATCGGCGCGCATTTCCCGGCGGACATGGCGCGGCAGGGGATCATGGGCCATTCGATGGGCGGGCACGGCGCGCTCACCATCAGCCTTCGCAATCCGGGTCGATTCCGATCGACCTCGGCGTTCGCGCCGATCGTCAGCCCGATGAGCTGCCCGTGGGGCGAGAAGGCGCTCGGCGGCTATCTGGGGCCGGACCGCGCGGCGTGGCGCGAGTACGACGCCTGCGCGCTGATCGAGGACGGCGCGCGCGTGCCGGAGCTGCTGGTGGATCAGGGCGACGCGGATGCGTTCCTGAAGGAACAGCTGAAACCCGAACTGCTGGAAGCCGCGTGCGCGAAGGCGGGCATTCCGCTGACGCTCGGGATGCGTGAGGGCTACGACCACAGCTATTACTTCATCTCGACGTTCATGGAGCCGCACCTGCGCTGGCACCATGAGCGGCTCGTCCGTTAG
- the typA gene encoding translational GTPase TypA, which produces MGLRNVAIIAHVDHGKTTLVDQLFRQSGTFRENQRVEERAMDSNDLEKERGITILAKCTSVDWNGTRINIVDTPGHADFGGEVERILSMVDGVILLVDAAEGPMPQTKFVTGKALALGLRPIVVVNKVDRADARADEVLDEVFELFMALDASDEQLDFPALFASGRGGYAGLSADVRSGDLTPLFQKIVEHVPAPDADPAGPFTMLATLLDRDNFLGRILTGRITSGKLSANMPIRALDPEGKVVEEGRASKVFAFRGLERVPVETAEAGDIVAIAGLSNATVANTIAEPSVTEALPAQPIDPPTLAMTFAVNDSPFAGREGSKVTSRMIRDRLLREAEGNVAIRVTESADKDSFEVAGRGELQLGVLIETMRREGFELGISRPRVLFRDGENGREEPYENVVIDVDDEHSGTVVEKMALRKGELTDMRPSGGGKTRLTFIAPSRGLIGYHGEFLSDTRGTGIMNRVFDSYGPHKGQIAGRQNGVLVSMEQGEAVAYALNALEDRGILFISPGEPLYQGMVIGENAKPQDLEVNPLKSKQLTNFRASGKDDAIRLTPPKRMTLEQAIAYIDDDELVEVTPKSIRIRKRYLDPHERKREARKAAA; this is translated from the coding sequence ATGGGCCTTCGTAACGTGGCTATCATCGCCCACGTCGATCACGGCAAGACGACTCTTGTCGACCAGCTTTTCCGCCAGTCGGGCACGTTCCGCGAAAACCAGCGCGTGGAAGAGCGCGCGATGGACTCGAACGACCTCGAAAAAGAGCGCGGCATCACCATCCTCGCGAAGTGCACGTCGGTGGACTGGAACGGCACGCGCATCAACATCGTCGACACGCCCGGCCACGCCGACTTCGGCGGCGAGGTGGAGCGCATCCTCTCGATGGTGGACGGCGTGATCCTGCTCGTCGACGCCGCCGAGGGGCCGATGCCGCAGACGAAGTTCGTGACCGGCAAGGCGCTGGCGCTCGGCCTCAGGCCCATCGTTGTCGTCAACAAGGTGGACCGCGCCGACGCGCGCGCCGACGAGGTGCTGGACGAGGTGTTCGAGCTGTTCATGGCGCTCGACGCCAGCGACGAACAGCTCGACTTCCCGGCGCTGTTCGCGAGCGGGCGCGGCGGCTATGCGGGGCTTTCGGCGGATGTGCGTTCGGGCGACCTGACGCCGCTGTTCCAGAAGATCGTCGAGCATGTGCCCGCACCCGACGCCGACCCCGCAGGGCCGTTCACGATGCTGGCGACGCTGCTCGACCGCGACAACTTCCTCGGCCGTATCCTCACCGGCCGCATCACCAGCGGCAAGCTTTCCGCCAACATGCCGATCCGCGCGCTCGATCCCGAGGGCAAGGTCGTCGAGGAAGGCCGCGCCAGCAAGGTGTTCGCCTTCCGGGGGCTGGAGCGCGTGCCGGTGGAGACCGCGGAAGCGGGCGACATCGTCGCCATCGCGGGCCTCTCGAACGCCACCGTTGCCAACACGATCGCCGAGCCTTCGGTGACGGAGGCGCTTCCGGCGCAGCCGATTGATCCGCCGACGCTCGCGATGACCTTCGCCGTCAACGACAGCCCGTTCGCGGGCCGCGAGGGCAGCAAGGTGACGAGCCGCATGATCCGCGACCGCCTGCTGCGCGAGGCCGAGGGCAACGTCGCCATCCGCGTCACCGAAAGCGCCGACAAGGACAGCTTCGAGGTGGCTGGGCGCGGCGAGCTTCAGCTCGGCGTGCTCATCGAGACGATGCGCCGCGAAGGCTTCGAGCTCGGCATCTCGCGCCCGCGCGTGCTCTTCAGGGACGGTGAGAACGGCCGCGAGGAACCCTATGAGAACGTTGTCATCGACGTCGACGACGAGCACTCGGGCACGGTTGTCGAGAAGATGGCGCTGCGGAAGGGCGAACTCACCGACATGCGCCCGTCGGGCGGCGGCAAGACGCGCCTGACGTTCATCGCGCCGTCGCGCGGGCTCATCGGCTATCACGGCGAGTTCCTGTCCGACACGCGCGGCACGGGCATCATGAACCGCGTGTTCGACAGCTACGGACCCCACAAGGGCCAGATCGCCGGGCGCCAGAACGGCGTGCTGGTGTCGATGGAGCAGGGCGAGGCGGTCGCCTATGCGCTGAACGCGCTGGAGGACCGGGGCATCCTGTTCATCTCGCCGGGCGAGCCGCTCTATCAGGGCATGGTGATCGGCGAGAACGCGAAGCCGCAGGACCTCGAGGTCAACCCGCTGAAATCGAAGCAGCTCACCAACTTCCGCGCCTCGGGCAAGGACGACGCCATCCGCCTGACGCCGCCGAAGCGCATGACGCTGGAGCAGGCCATCGCCTACATCGACGACGATGAACTCGTCGAGGTGACGCCGAAGTCGATCCGTATCCGCAAGCGCTACCTCGATCCGCACGAGCGCAAGCGCGAGGCGCGCAAGGCGGCGGCCTGA